Sequence from the Alphaproteobacteria bacterium genome:
GTCCCGCAACCTTGGCTTTTCAGCAGATTACGAGCACGAAACGCACAACAGGCTTCCGATCAGCGACCGGACACCGTGCAGGTGCTACACCCAACAGCCAATACCGGCCTATATATCTTCCAGACGTTCGGGTCCTGCGTCTAGGCCGCGATCTTATCGCGTTCACAGCCAAGGCCTACTGCCAGCCCCTTCGAAAGTGGGCGCATACTAGTGACAGCCCCATAGGGCGTCAAGCAAAACATATGCGGTTTTTTCCCATATTCCGTGGGGTTAACAGAACCGGCCCGAACAGGAAACCGGCCCCGCACAAACGAAATAAAATTGCGCAGGGCCTGTTTTGAGTATCCGAATCTATCGGCTTTGTAGAGAGAAAGCCGATTCACGCCTTCATACGGCTTCCTGCTGGTCGGACGACCCGTCATCCGAGTCCATATCCACGGCTTTTTCGGCCGCGATCGCCAGCGCACTGTCCCGCTCTGTGGCAACCTGCCGCATCCGGTTCATGAAGCTGCCCGTTCCGGCCGGAATCAGGCGGCCGACGATGACGTTTTCCTTGAGCCCGACCAGATTGTCCATCTTGCCGCTGACCGAAGCTTCGGTCAGCACCCGTGTGGTTTCCTGGAAGGACGCCGCGGAAATGAACGACTTGGTCTGCAGCGACGCCTTGGTGATCCCCTGCAGCACCGGGTTACCCCGCGCAGGACGGCCCCCGGCTTCCTGGGCCTTGGCGTTGGTTTCCTCGAACTCCTCGCGGTCGACCTGTTCGCCGACCAGCATGATGGTATCGCCGGGATCGGTGATCTCAATTTTCTGCAGCATCTGTCGCACGATCACTTCGATGTGCTTGTCGTTGATCTTCACGCCCTGCAACCGGTAGACCTCCTGAATTTCGTAGACGAGATAGGCGGCCAGCGCCTCGACGCCCATGACATGCAGGATATCATGCGGCACCGGATTGCCGTCGAGCAGCGCGTCGCCACGCTGTACATAGTCGCCTTCCTGCACGGTGATGTGCTTGCCCTTGGGAATAAGATATTCCATCGCCTCCTGATCCGGATCGTCCGGACGAACGACAATCCGCTGCTTGGTCTTGTAATCCTTGCCGAATTCGACCCGGCCATCGATCTCGCTGATGATGGCGAAATCCTTTGGCTTGCGGGCCTCGAACAGCTCCGCCACCCGCGGCAGACCGCCCGTAATATCGCGTGTCTTGGAGGATTCCCGCGGGATACGCGCAAGCACGTCGCCTGCATGCACCCTGGCGCCATTTTCGACCGACAGAATCGAGTCGACCGACATGAAGTAACGGGCCTCGACGCCGTCACGCATATTGACCACCTCGCCCTTGTCGTCCCGCAGGGTGATGCGGGGGCGCAAATCGGCGCTGCGCGGCTGATGCTTCCAGTCCACGATCACCTTGCTGGCGATACCCGTCGCCTCGTCGACCGTCTCACGCATCGTGACGCCGTCCTGGATATCGACGTAATGGGCAATACCGTCCTTCTCGGAAATGATCGGGGTTGTATACGGGTCCCAATCGGCGATGCGCTGGCCCCGGGTCACGGATTGCCCATCGGCGACACTGAGACGCGCACCGTATGGCACCCGGTGACGGGCCCGTTCCCGACCCTTGTCGTCCCGCAGGACCAGTTCGGTATTCCGGCCCATCACAACCGGGCGATTGCTGGAGTCCAGCACCACGTTTTCGTTGTTGATCGACAGGGTGCCGTCGATGCTGGACTCAACCGAGGAGACTTCCGCACCGCGCTGCGCCGCGCCGCCAATGTGGAAGGTCCGCATGGTAAGCTGCGTACCGGGTTCGCCGATCGACTGCGCCGCAATGACGCCGACCGCCTCGCCGATATTGACCGCCGTTCCGCGGGACAGGTCGCGCCCGTAACAATTCGCGCAGGCGCCGCCCTTGCTTTCGCAGGTCAGCACGGACCGGATCTTGACCTCGTCGATGCCGGCCGCGTCGATCAGTTCCACCTTTTCCTCGTCGATCAGCTCGCCGCTCTTGACGATGACCGCGCCGGATTGCGGGTCGATGACATCGTCGGCGGCCGTACGGCCGACAATCCGCTCGGACAGCGGATCGATCAGATCGCCGCCCTCGATGACCGGGCGCATGGTAAGCCCTTCCCTGGTACCGCAATCCACTTCGATGATGACGCAGTCCTGCGCCACATCGACCAGGCGCCGGGTCAGGTAACCGGAGTTGGCGGTCTTCAGCGCCGTATCCGCCAGGCCCTTGCGCGCGCCATGGGTGGAGTTGAAGTATTCGAGAACGGTCAGGCCTTCCTTGAAGTTGGAAATAATCGGCGTTTCGATGATTTCGCCGGACGGCTTGGCCATCAGGCCACGCATGCCCGCCAACTGCTTGATCTGAGCCGCGGAACCGCGCGCCCCGGAATGCGCCATCATGTAGACGGAGTTTTCCGGTTTGCCGGGTACCGGCGCGGAGATCTCCTTCATCATTTCCTCGGCCACATGGTCGGAGCAGTTCGACCAGACGTCGACGACCTTGTTGTATTTTTCGCCCTGGGTAATCAGCCCGTCAAGATACTGCTGTTCGAAATCCTTGACGTCTTTATTCGCGGCGGCGATCAGCGTTTCCTTGGCTTTCGGCACGACCATATCGTCCTTGCCGAAGGACAGGCCGGCGCGGCAGGCCCAGTTGAACCCGATCGCCATCAGCCGGTCACAGAAAATTACCGTCTCTTTCTGACCGCAATGGCGGTAGACGATATCGATAACGTTCTGGACGTCCTTCTTGGTCAGCAACCGGTTGATCGTTTCAAACGGCGTGTTCGGATTATAGGGCAGTATTTCACCCAGCAGCATGCGGCCCGGGGTCGTTGTCACCCGTTTCGTGACCGGCTTGCCGTTCTTGTCGAAAGCCTTGCAAATGGCCTTGACCCGCGTGTGCAGTGTAAGATTGCCGCTTTCCATGGCGTGGTAGACTTCACCGATGCCGTCATAGACGGGGACACGGTGGGCGGTGACCTTGCCGGCCTTCATTTCCTTGAAGATTTTCCTGGGATCGCTGCCGTCGATGGCGGTGGCGATGTCTCCCGTACCGCGCAGGACAATGTCCTTGCGTTCGATCGCGGCCGCGAGGGCTTCTTCAGAATCGATGCTGATCTGTGCGCCGACATGGTCGTCCCGCTCGATCGACAGGAAGTACAGACCCAGCACGATGTCCTGGCTCGGCACGATGATCGGCTTGCCGTTCGCGGGCGACAGGATGTTGTTGGTCGACATCATCAGCACGCGGGCTTCAAGCTGCGCTTCCAGCGACAGCGGCACATGGACCGCCATCTGGTCGCCGTCGAAATCGGCGTTGAAGGCCGTGCAGACCAGCGGATGCAACTGGATCGCCTTGCCTTCGATCAGCACCGGTTCGAACGCCTGGATGCCGAGGCGATGCAGCGTCGGGGCCCGGTTCAGCAGCACGGGATGTTCGCGGATTACCTCTTCCAGGATATCCCAGACTTCCGGGCGTTCCTTTTCAACCATCCGCTTGGCGGCCTTGATGGTCGAGGCCATGCCGTAGAGTTCGAGCTTCGAATAGATGAACGGCTTGAACAGTTCCAGCGCCATTTTCTTGGGCAGGCCGCACTGATGCAGCAGCAGTTCCGGACCGACGACGATCACCGAGCGGCCGGAGTAATCGACGCGCTTGCCCAGCAGGTTCTGCCGGAAGCGGCCCTGCTTGCCTTTCAGCATGTCGGACAGGGATTTCAGCGGACGCTTGTTGGCGCCGGCGATGACCCGGCCGCGACGGCCGTTATCGAACAGTGCATCGACCGCTTCCTGCAGCATGCGCTTCTCGTTCCGCACGATGATATCCGGCGCGCGCAGTTCGATCAGGCGCTTCAGGCGGTTGTTGCGGTTGATGACGCGGCGATACAGGTCGTTCAGGTCGGAGGTCGCGAAACGGCCACCATCCAGCGGCACCAGCGGACGTAGCTCCGGCGGAAGGACCGGCACAACGTCGAGGATCATCCATTCCGGACGCGTATTGGACGCAATGAACGCCTCGACAAGCTTGAGGCGCTTGACGAATTTCTTGCGCTTGGCTTCGGAATTGGTATCCGCCAGATCCTGACGAAGCTGCACCAGATCGCGCTCCAGGTCGATCGCCGCGAGCATTTCCTGGATCGCTTCGGCGCCGATCTTGGCGGTGAAGTTTTCCGCGCCATAGGCGTCCTGCGCCTCGATATATTCTTCTTCCGAGAGCAACTGGCAGGGCTCCAGCGCCGTCATGCCCGGTTCGATAACGACATAGTTTTCGAAGTAGAGCACGCGCTCCAGCGCTTTCAGCGTCATGTCGAGCAGCAGGCCGATCCGGCTCGGCAGGGACTTCATGAACCAGATATGGGCAACCGGCGAGGCCAGTTCGATATGGCCCATCCGCTCGCGCCGCACCTTCGAGAGCGTCACTTCGACACCGCATTTCTCGCAGATGATGCCGCGGTACTTCATGCGCTTGTACTTGCCGCACAGGCATTCGTAATCCTTGATCGGGCCGAAGATCCGCGCACAGAACAATCCGTCGCGCTCCGGCTTGAAGGTCCGGTAGTTGATGGTTTCGGGCTTCTTGATCTCGCCGAACGACCAGGACCGGATACGATCGGAACTTGCGATCGAAATCTGGATCTGGTCGAAATTCTGCGGGCCTACGGGCTGTCCGAATAGATTCATCAACTCATTCATCGAGCTACTCCTGCGTTTTCGCGTTTCGTCGTCGTCGTCGTCCTGGCGGATGGCGTTTGGGTCCCCATCCGTCCCTGCTACCGTCGTCTCAGTTCTGCTTCAGTTCGACATTGAGACCCAGCGACCGCAGTTCCTTCACCAGAACGTTGAAGGATTCCGGAATACCGGCCTCGAAATTGTCATCGCCGCGGACAATGGATTCGTACACCTTCGTACGGCCCGACACGTCGTCGGACTTCACGGTCAGCATCTCCTGCAGGGTATAGGCGGCGCCGTACGCTTCGAGCGCCCAGACCTCCATTTCCCCGAACCGCTGTCCGCCGAACTGCGCCTTGCCGCCCAACGGTTGCTGGGTGACCAGGCTGTACGGTCCGATCGAACGCGCATGGATCTTGTCATCGACCAGATGATGCAGTTTCAGCATGTAAATATAGCCGACCGTCACCTTGCGTTCGAATTTTTCACCGGTCCGGCCGTCGATCAGGGTCACCTGGCCGGAGCCTTCCAGCCCGGCCTTGTTCAGCATCGCCACGATGTCCTCTTCGCGGGCGCCGTCGAACACCGGCGTCGCAATTGGCACGCCGCGGGTCAGATTGGATGCAAGGTCGAGAATTCCGGTATCGTCCATTTCCTTGATATCGGCCGCATAACGCTCCTCATAGGCGAAGTTGAGCGCCTCGCGGAGCTTTTCCGTCTTCTGTTCGCGGCGCGCCACGTCCAGCGCACCCTGAATCTGCCGGCCAAGGCCCGCGCAGGCCCAGCCAAGATGCGTTTCCAGGATCTGCCCGACATTCATGCGGCTCGGCACGCCCAGCGGGTTGAGGACGATATCGACCGGTGTACCGTCTTCAAGGCAGGGCATGTCCTCGATCGGGACGATGCGGGAAATAATCCCCTTGTTGCCGTGCCGGCCGGCCATCTTGTCGCCCGGCTGGATCTTGCGCTTCACCGCCACGAAGATCTTCACCATCTTCATGACGCCCGGCGGCAGGTCGTCGCCGCGCTGCAGCTTGTCGACCTTGTCGTCGAAACGGGCCTGGAACCGGTTGACCGCGTCGTTGAACTGGTTCTTTACCGCTTCGAGTTCGTCATTGACCTTGTCGTTCTTGACGACAAACTGCTGCCACTGGCCCGGCGTGAATTCGGTCAGGAGGTTTTCGGTGATCCGGCCGCCTTCCTTGGCCCCCTTGGGGCCGCTGACGATAGTGTTGTTCAGCAGCAGATTTTTCAGCCGGTCGAAATACCAGCGCTCCAGAATACGCCGTTCGTCGTCCCGGTCCTTGGCGAGATGTTCGATTTCCGACCGCTCGTTCGCCATCGCGCGCTCGTCCTTGTCGACGCCGCGGCGCGAAAAGACACGGACTTCAACGACGGTGCCCATGCCGCCCGGCGGTACGCGCAACGAGGTATCGCGCACGTCGGAGGCTTTTTCGCCAAAGATGGCCCGCAACAGTTTTTCTTCCGGCGTCATCGGCGATTCGCCCTTCGGCGTCACCTT
This genomic interval carries:
- the rpoC gene encoding DNA-directed RNA polymerase subunit beta' codes for the protein MNELMNLFGQPVGPQNFDQIQISIASSDRIRSWSFGEIKKPETINYRTFKPERDGLFCARIFGPIKDYECLCGKYKRMKYRGIICEKCGVEVTLSKVRRERMGHIELASPVAHIWFMKSLPSRIGLLLDMTLKALERVLYFENYVVIEPGMTALEPCQLLSEEEYIEAQDAYGAENFTAKIGAEAIQEMLAAIDLERDLVQLRQDLADTNSEAKRKKFVKRLKLVEAFIASNTRPEWMILDVVPVLPPELRPLVPLDGGRFATSDLNDLYRRVINRNNRLKRLIELRAPDIIVRNEKRMLQEAVDALFDNGRRGRVIAGANKRPLKSLSDMLKGKQGRFRQNLLGKRVDYSGRSVIVVGPELLLHQCGLPKKMALELFKPFIYSKLELYGMASTIKAAKRMVEKERPEVWDILEEVIREHPVLLNRAPTLHRLGIQAFEPVLIEGKAIQLHPLVCTAFNADFDGDQMAVHVPLSLEAQLEARVLMMSTNNILSPANGKPIIVPSQDIVLGLYFLSIERDDHVGAQISIDSEEALAAAIERKDIVLRGTGDIATAIDGSDPRKIFKEMKAGKVTAHRVPVYDGIGEVYHAMESGNLTLHTRVKAICKAFDKNGKPVTKRVTTTPGRMLLGEILPYNPNTPFETINRLLTKKDVQNVIDIVYRHCGQKETVIFCDRLMAIGFNWACRAGLSFGKDDMVVPKAKETLIAAANKDVKDFEQQYLDGLITQGEKYNKVVDVWSNCSDHVAEEMMKEISAPVPGKPENSVYMMAHSGARGSAAQIKQLAGMRGLMAKPSGEIIETPIISNFKEGLTVLEYFNSTHGARKGLADTALKTANSGYLTRRLVDVAQDCVIIEVDCGTREGLTMRPVIEGGDLIDPLSERIVGRTAADDVIDPQSGAVIVKSGELIDEEKVELIDAAGIDEVKIRSVLTCESKGGACANCYGRDLSRGTAVNIGEAVGVIAAQSIGEPGTQLTMRTFHIGGAAQRGAEVSSVESSIDGTLSINNENVVLDSSNRPVVMGRNTELVLRDDKGRERARHRVPYGARLSVADGQSVTRGQRIADWDPYTTPIISEKDGIAHYVDIQDGVTMRETVDEATGIASKVIVDWKHQPRSADLRPRITLRDDKGEVVNMRDGVEARYFMSVDSILSVENGARVHAGDVLARIPRESSKTRDITGGLPRVAELFEARKPKDFAIISEIDGRVEFGKDYKTKQRIVVRPDDPDQEAMEYLIPKGKHITVQEGDYVQRGDALLDGNPVPHDILHVMGVEALAAYLVYEIQEVYRLQGVKINDKHIEVIVRQMLQKIEITDPGDTIMLVGEQVDREEFEETNAKAQEAGGRPARGNPVLQGITKASLQTKSFISAASFQETTRVLTEASVSGKMDNLVGLKENVIVGRLIPAGTGSFMNRMRQVATERDSALAIAAEKAVDMDSDDGSSDQQEAV